A genomic window from Candidatus Kouleothrix ribensis includes:
- a CDS encoding XTP/dITP diphosphatase — MPTLLIATTNPNKLREYAAIFAGLPLELRTLRDQGIDEDVEETGATFAENARLKAAFYAARSGLPTLADDSGLEIHALGGEPGVYSARYAGPGASDADRIALVLKKLAGVPFHARLARFVCAITLALPNGPAEDVEGTLPGVIETAPRGSHGFGYDPLFYLLDENATLAELPPARKNQISHRARAAQAARAVLERWAAEGLI, encoded by the coding sequence ATGCCCACCTTGCTCATCGCCACCACCAACCCGAATAAGCTGCGCGAATACGCCGCGATCTTCGCCGGGCTGCCGCTCGAGCTGCGCACCCTGCGCGACCAGGGCATCGACGAGGATGTCGAGGAGACCGGCGCGACCTTCGCCGAGAATGCGCGGCTCAAGGCCGCGTTCTACGCCGCGCGCAGCGGCCTGCCCACGCTGGCCGACGACTCGGGCCTCGAGATCCACGCGCTCGGCGGCGAGCCGGGCGTGTACTCGGCGCGCTACGCCGGCCCCGGCGCCTCCGACGCCGACAGGATCGCGCTGGTGCTCAAGAAACTCGCAGGCGTGCCGTTTCACGCGCGGCTGGCGCGCTTTGTGTGCGCGATCACACTGGCGCTGCCCAACGGCCCGGCCGAGGATGTCGAGGGCACGCTGCCGGGTGTGATCGAGACAGCCCCACGTGGCAGCCATGGGTTCGGCTACGACCCACTGTTCTACCTGCTCGATGAAAACGCCACGCTGGCCGAGCTGCCGCCTGCCCGCAAGAACCAGATCAGCCACCGTGCGCGGGCAGCCCAGGCCGCGCGCGCCGTGCTCGAGCGCTGGGCCGCTGAAGGGCTGATCTAG
- a CDS encoding NYN domain-containing protein codes for MSETTPKIAVYWDFENLHASIYEQETGDEYKPYQIQREKLLNVPALMDYIYSLGDVVINRAYNDWQFYRVYKNELLFHSIDLIQLYPKGKFAKNGADIRLAMDALEDAYQNAHMTHAVIIGGDSDYIAVAQKLKKLGRFVIGIGVQATTNPFWTRSCNEFKYYETLARKAQQAQIEVADDHVLAPQSSSHTFAAARELLIKAVQRLMAEDDVDAVLKAKVRPMMTRLDPGFDPANYNFQTFNAFITACNDVIRSFKGEYDMMIALRQSPASAALAAPAPDSTSVASQPLPPQQTTALHLSNPAIDYFLWAMQLNYINDTVKITLSDIGVTFKLLAPDFSIQSYGYPKNNGLKVLAEDVSARGYITIEYDQAINVHYVFATSALPERIRVLPTLENQQTVRCLRVMNKLHLFLRPDDILMVFNATVRIFEAYQARAGILTVAALFIEVVDTCSGPGQHPKKLHQILTYLVTLGMYATDTDEPVTIGDQRAITQIRCRDEADIITRYLEFVTRQVYDTVGEVYSLAYLRSLFVGGPATESAVGE; via the coding sequence ATGTCTGAAACTACGCCAAAAATCGCAGTTTATTGGGATTTCGAGAACTTACATGCGAGTATTTACGAGCAGGAAACGGGCGATGAATATAAACCGTACCAGATTCAACGTGAAAAATTGCTCAATGTCCCGGCCTTAATGGATTACATTTATTCTTTGGGCGATGTTGTGATTAATCGTGCCTATAACGACTGGCAGTTTTACAGAGTATATAAGAACGAGCTGCTTTTCCATTCGATCGATCTGATTCAGCTGTACCCAAAAGGGAAATTTGCGAAAAACGGCGCGGATATTCGCCTGGCAATGGATGCGCTTGAAGATGCGTATCAAAACGCACATATGACCCACGCAGTTATTATTGGTGGAGATAGCGATTACATCGCGGTTGCGCAAAAGCTGAAAAAACTTGGCCGGTTTGTCATTGGCATCGGCGTTCAGGCCACGACGAACCCGTTCTGGACGCGCAGCTGTAATGAGTTTAAGTATTACGAAACGTTAGCACGAAAAGCGCAGCAAGCGCAGATCGAGGTAGCCGACGACCATGTGCTCGCCCCGCAATCCAGCAGCCACACGTTTGCCGCCGCGCGCGAGCTGCTGATCAAAGCAGTTCAGCGCCTGATGGCCGAAGATGATGTCGACGCAGTGCTGAAGGCCAAGGTGCGGCCGATGATGACGCGCCTGGATCCAGGCTTTGATCCGGCAAACTACAACTTCCAAACGTTTAACGCGTTTATCACTGCGTGTAATGATGTCATACGCTCGTTTAAAGGCGAATACGATATGATGATCGCGCTGCGACAAAGCCCTGCTTCGGCTGCGCTGGCCGCGCCTGCGCCCGATAGCACCAGTGTCGCTAGCCAGCCGCTTCCACCGCAGCAGACGACGGCGCTACATCTAAGTAATCCTGCGATTGATTATTTTCTCTGGGCCATGCAGCTCAACTATATCAACGACACCGTCAAGATTACACTATCGGATATTGGCGTGACATTTAAGCTGCTTGCGCCGGATTTTAGTATTCAATCGTATGGCTACCCAAAAAACAATGGCCTCAAGGTTCTGGCCGAAGATGTATCTGCACGCGGTTATATTACGATTGAATATGATCAGGCGATCAACGTCCATTATGTCTTCGCTACGAGCGCCTTGCCCGAGCGTATTCGGGTGCTGCCTACGCTAGAAAACCAGCAGACGGTACGCTGCCTGCGCGTGATGAATAAGCTGCATCTGTTTCTTCGGCCGGACGATATTCTCATGGTGTTCAATGCCACGGTTCGGATATTCGAAGCGTACCAAGCCAGGGCAGGCATATTGACGGTGGCGGCGTTGTTTATCGAAGTAGTGGATACCTGCAGCGGCCCCGGCCAGCATCCCAAGAAACTGCACCAGATCCTCACGTACCTGGTGACGCTTGGCATGTATGCGACCGACACCGATGAGCCGGTGACAATCGGTGATCAGCGCGCAATTACGCAGATCAGATGCCGCGACGAGGCCGATATTATCACGCGCTACCTCGAATTCGTTACGCGGCAGGTGTACGACACCGTTGGCGAAGTGTATAGCCTGGCGTACCTCAGGTCGCTATTCGTGGGCGGCCCAGCCACCGAGAGCGCTGTGGGCGAGTAA